Proteins from a genomic interval of Tenacibaculum sp. SZ-18:
- the porT gene encoding type IX secretion/gliding motility protein PorT/SprT, producing the protein MRNKFFISVCLIFVSINLFAQRERIENLPSFDKKRIHYGFYLGLNTNGFKIEYKPSIFNNPQVLVESEVGFNVGLIADLKLHNNINLRFEPGLISNTKVLRFTHVTTPGQDTREVGNTYLHLPFIFKFSTNRLNNIRPYVLGGASFDYNFSSNERNQNDNFGGQFRQTASNLMYEVGIGIDLYLPYFKFSPSIRGIFSVTNEVKYDERSPSQWTDPIAFMATRGIFLHLAFE; encoded by the coding sequence ATGCGAAATAAGTTTTTTATATCTGTTTGTTTAATATTTGTATCAATAAATCTTTTTGCTCAACGAGAAAGAATCGAGAATTTACCAAGTTTCGATAAGAAAAGAATACATTATGGTTTTTACTTAGGTTTAAACACTAATGGCTTTAAAATAGAATATAAACCTAGTATTTTTAATAATCCTCAAGTACTTGTAGAATCGGAAGTAGGATTTAATGTAGGACTAATTGCTGATTTAAAATTACATAACAATATAAATTTACGTTTTGAACCAGGGTTAATTTCTAACACTAAAGTTTTGCGTTTTACCCATGTTACGACACCTGGACAAGATACAAGAGAAGTAGGAAACACATACCTACACTTACCTTTCATATTCAAGTTTAGCACAAATAGATTAAACAATATTAGACCTTACGTTTTAGGTGGAGCTTCTTTCGATTATAATTTTTCGAGTAACGAAAGAAATCAAAATGATAATTTCGGAGGTCAATTTCGTCAAACGGCAAGTAATTTAATGTATGAAGTTGGTATCGGAATTGATTTATATCTTCCTTACTTTAAATTTTCTCCATCAATAAGAGGAATTTTCTCTGTAACAAACGAAGTGAAGTATGATGAACGTTCACCAAGTCAATGGACAGACCCTATAGCTTTTATGGCTACAAGGGGAATATTCCTTCACCTTGCATTTGAATAA
- the ubiE gene encoding bifunctional demethylmenaquinone methyltransferase/2-methoxy-6-polyprenyl-1,4-benzoquinol methylase UbiE: MDKQIKPYKDSELGKKEQVAQMFDTISKNYDGLNRVISLGIDVSWRKKVVKLVSENNPKQILDIATGTGDLAMMMAQLNPDKIIGLDISAGMLEVGKEKINKANLSDKIEMVVGDSENIPFENNTFDAITVSFGVRNFENLDKGLQEIHRVLKPGGKFVVLETSNPTKFPFKQGYKLYTNIFLPIVGKLFSKDKVAYSYLSESANSFPFGEAFNNILTKNGFKNASSLPVTFGVASIYTSTK; this comes from the coding sequence ATGGATAAACAAATAAAACCTTATAAAGACTCAGAATTAGGAAAAAAAGAGCAAGTAGCTCAAATGTTTGATACCATTTCAAAAAACTACGATGGATTAAATAGAGTAATATCGCTAGGGATTGATGTTAGCTGGAGAAAGAAAGTAGTTAAATTAGTCTCTGAGAACAACCCTAAACAAATTCTTGATATCGCAACAGGAACAGGAGATTTAGCTATGATGATGGCTCAGTTAAACCCTGACAAAATCATTGGTTTGGATATTTCAGCTGGTATGTTGGAAGTAGGAAAAGAGAAAATTAATAAGGCTAATCTTTCTGACAAAATTGAAATGGTGGTTGGAGATAGCGAAAACATTCCTTTCGAGAACAATACATTTGACGCTATTACCGTTTCTTTTGGTGTTAGAAATTTTGAGAATTTAGACAAAGGACTTCAAGAGATCCACAGAGTACTAAAACCAGGCGGAAAATTTGTTGTATTAGAAACTTCGAATCCTACTAAGTTTCCTTTCAAACAAGGATATAAATTGTACACAAATATATTCTTACCAATAGTAGGAAAACTATTCTCAAAAGATAAAGTAGCTTATTCATACCTATCAGAAAGTGCTAATTCTTTTCCTTTTGGCGAAGCTTTCAACAATATTTTAACTAAAAATGGGTTTAAGAATGCAAGTAGTTTGCCCGTTACGTTTGGAGTAGCTTCTATATATACATCAACAAAATAA
- a CDS encoding NifU family protein: MENIKIQIQETNNKSIIKFVSNTILINGGSFEYNNIDEAKSSPLAQQLFYLPFVKKVFITANFIAVQRFDIVEWNDVQEEVREQIQTYLEKGNNVIEEQESKKKAIEVYAEVTPNPAVMKFGTNKALTQTDVEIKNIEEASKASPLAQSLFSFPFVKEIFISENYISISKYDIVDWNEVYHEIRAFIRQYLQEGKTIISELPKEEKKEQVQTQPVNLDETSTKIIEILDEYIKPAVASDGGNIAFREYDAETKRVSVILQGACSGCPSSTITLKNGIETMLKEMLPNQINEVIAING; this comes from the coding sequence ATGGAAAATATTAAAATACAGATACAAGAAACTAATAATAAATCGATTATAAAGTTCGTTAGTAATACAATATTAATAAATGGAGGCAGCTTTGAATATAATAATATTGACGAGGCTAAGTCGTCGCCTTTAGCACAACAATTATTTTACTTACCATTCGTGAAAAAAGTTTTTATTACAGCTAATTTCATTGCTGTACAGAGATTTGACATTGTCGAGTGGAATGATGTTCAGGAAGAAGTAAGAGAACAAATCCAAACTTATTTAGAGAAGGGGAACAACGTAATTGAGGAACAAGAATCGAAAAAAAAGGCTATTGAGGTTTACGCTGAAGTTACTCCAAATCCCGCGGTAATGAAGTTTGGAACTAATAAGGCTTTGACTCAAACTGATGTTGAAATTAAGAATATTGAAGAAGCCAGTAAAGCATCGCCTTTAGCTCAATCGCTTTTTAGTTTTCCCTTTGTTAAAGAAATTTTTATTTCAGAGAACTACATCTCTATCTCTAAATATGATATTGTAGATTGGAATGAAGTATATCACGAAATAAGAGCTTTTATCAGACAATACTTACAAGAAGGAAAAACGATAATCTCTGAGTTACCTAAAGAGGAGAAAAAAGAACAAGTACAGACACAACCTGTAAATCTTGATGAAACTTCTACTAAAATTATCGAAATATTAGATGAGTATATCAAGCCAGCTGTAGCATCAGACGGAGGTAATATTGCTTTTAGAGAATATGACGCTGAAACAAAAAGAGTAAGTGTTATTTTACAAGGAGCTTGTAGTGGATGTCCTTCTTCTACGATTACGTTGAAAAATGGAATTGAGACGATGTTAAAAGAAATGCTGCCGAACCAAATTAACGAAGTAATAGCAATTAATGGATAA
- a CDS encoding OmpP1/FadL family transporter, with translation MKRLLTIVAFATTISASFSQALNYNDLGVLFSRDNNIGTARFNALSGAFGALGSDLSATDINPAGGAVARDSKFSLTLANKSIESIVNYYGNTYSVQDEYFNISQAGGIFVFDIDQNNSGWNRFAFTFNYQLKADFDNIYSGNGNSNFLFYDRHLDDTTPPVNIFDRSLEQNFSNETRGSNSSFNLGISAVNDNKLYLGASLKFHSLEFTERSFLTERNDDINGNILIVDDFTERFIEGNGFSFNLGFIYKLNKFIRLGASYESPTWYQESIEDRSGILTMYEIPNLDLSGVQDRYFDGPYSLRFTTPSRFTASGALVFGKQGLISLDYTYKDFQNFNYREVDPELQDANRLFSTDFRALQRLSVGTEWRFDRVSLRGGYSYEKNPNLVIGGNTDKDNIKSFSAGLGYNFGNTKIDLSYQQAENSQFNSLYNNSDINIDQRTSRIAATIVFSL, from the coding sequence ATGAAACGACTTTTAACAATAGTAGCCTTTGCTACCACGATATCTGCATCCTTTTCTCAAGCATTGAATTATAATGATTTGGGAGTATTATTCTCAAGAGATAATAATATTGGTACAGCAAGATTTAATGCATTGTCAGGAGCCTTTGGAGCTTTGGGTAGTGATTTATCTGCAACTGATATAAATCCAGCGGGGGGCGCAGTAGCAAGAGACAGCAAATTCTCTTTGACACTCGCTAACAAATCCATCGAGTCTATAGTAAATTATTACGGAAATACATATAGTGTTCAAGATGAGTACTTCAACATTTCACAAGCAGGAGGTATTTTTGTGTTTGACATCGATCAAAATAATTCTGGCTGGAATCGCTTTGCTTTTACTTTTAATTATCAATTAAAAGCAGATTTTGACAATATTTACTCTGGTAATGGAAATAGTAATTTTCTCTTTTATGACCGTCATTTAGATGACACTACACCTCCTGTAAATATTTTTGACAGATCCTTAGAACAAAATTTTTCAAACGAGACAAGAGGTTCTAACAGCTCATTCAATTTAGGAATCTCCGCAGTAAATGACAATAAATTATATCTTGGAGCATCTTTAAAATTCCATAGTTTAGAATTTACAGAAAGATCTTTTCTAACAGAAAGGAACGATGACATAAATGGTAATATTCTTATTGTAGATGATTTTACAGAAAGGTTCATTGAAGGAAATGGTTTTTCATTCAACCTTGGGTTTATTTATAAGTTGAATAAGTTTATAAGGTTAGGCGCATCTTACGAATCACCAACTTGGTACCAAGAATCAATTGAAGATAGAAGTGGAATCTTAACAATGTATGAGATACCAAATTTAGACCTTTCTGGAGTTCAAGATCGTTACTTCGACGGCCCGTATTCTTTAAGATTTACAACTCCTAGTCGTTTCACTGCGAGTGGAGCATTAGTTTTCGGAAAACAAGGACTTATAAGTTTAGATTATACTTACAAAGATTTTCAAAATTTTAACTATCGTGAAGTGGATCCAGAATTACAAGATGCCAACAGACTTTTTAGCACAGATTTTAGAGCTTTACAAAGACTTAGCGTTGGTACAGAATGGAGATTTGACAGAGTTAGTTTAAGAGGAGGATACTCGTATGAGAAAAACCCTAACCTTGTGATTGGTGGTAATACAGACAAGGATAATATTAAATCGTTCTCTGCTGGATTAGGTTATAATTTTGGTAATACTAAAATTGACTTATCGTATCAACAAGCTGAGAATAGCCAGTTTAACTCTCTGTACAACAACTCTGACATAAATATCGATCAGAGAACTTCAAGAATTGCCGCGACTATAGTGTTTAGTTTATAA
- the proS gene encoding proline--tRNA ligase — protein sequence MGKHLTKRSEDYSKWYNELVVKADLAETSAVRGCMVIKPYGFAIWEKMQAELDKMFKETGHQNAYFPLFVPKSLFEAEEKNAEGFAKECAVVTHYRLQNDPEREGKLRVDPNAKLEEELVVRPTSEAIIWNTYRGWIQSHRDLPLLINQWANVVRWEMRTRLFLRTAEFLWQEGHTAHATKEEALQEAKQMQEVYATFAEDFMAMPVVRGAKSESERFAGADDTYTIEALMQDGKALQAGTSHFLGQNFAKAFDVKYTSKKGRQEHVWATSWGVSTRLIGGLIMTHSDDAGLVLPPKLAPIQVVIIPIYKGEDQVNEIYDKLEETISELKLKGISVKFDDRDTMRPGAKFAEYELKGVPVRVAVGNRDLKNGTVEVARRDTFEKKTVSQDGVVDYIENLLSEIQENLYGKALSYRDEHITEVSTFEDFKKVIETKGGFVSAHWDGTEATEDKIKELTKATIRCIPNDAIDEEGTCILTGEKSFKRVLFAKAY from the coding sequence ATGGGTAAACATTTAACGAAAAGATCTGAAGATTATTCTAAATGGTATAATGAATTAGTAGTAAAAGCAGACCTTGCAGAGACATCCGCTGTTAGAGGTTGTATGGTTATCAAGCCTTATGGTTTCGCTATTTGGGAAAAAATGCAAGCTGAATTGGATAAAATGTTCAAAGAAACAGGACATCAAAATGCATATTTCCCTCTTTTCGTTCCTAAAAGTTTATTTGAAGCTGAGGAAAAAAATGCAGAAGGATTTGCGAAAGAATGTGCTGTTGTAACACATTATAGATTGCAGAATGATCCCGAAAGAGAAGGGAAGTTACGTGTGGATCCGAATGCGAAGTTGGAGGAGGAATTAGTTGTAAGACCAACATCTGAAGCAATTATTTGGAATACATATCGTGGATGGATTCAGTCTCACCGTGATTTACCGCTACTTATTAATCAGTGGGCTAATGTTGTTAGATGGGAGATGAGAACTCGTTTGTTTTTAAGAACAGCTGAGTTTTTGTGGCAAGAAGGACATACTGCTCATGCTACAAAAGAGGAAGCTTTACAAGAAGCAAAACAAATGCAAGAGGTATATGCCACTTTTGCTGAGGATTTTATGGCAATGCCTGTTGTGCGCGGTGCCAAATCTGAAAGTGAGCGATTTGCTGGTGCAGATGATACATATACAATTGAAGCCTTAATGCAAGATGGAAAAGCACTACAAGCGGGAACATCACATTTCTTGGGTCAGAATTTTGCTAAAGCCTTTGATGTAAAATATACCTCTAAGAAAGGGAGACAAGAGCATGTTTGGGCAACTTCTTGGGGAGTTTCGACTAGATTAATTGGTGGGTTGATCATGACTCACTCAGATGATGCAGGATTAGTATTGCCTCCAAAGTTAGCTCCTATACAGGTTGTTATTATACCAATTTACAAAGGAGAAGATCAAGTTAACGAGATTTACGATAAGTTAGAAGAAACAATATCGGAATTGAAATTAAAAGGTATTTCGGTAAAGTTTGATGATAGAGACACAATGAGACCAGGAGCGAAATTTGCTGAGTACGAGTTGAAGGGGGTTCCTGTTAGAGTTGCAGTAGGAAATAGAGATCTTAAAAATGGAACTGTTGAAGTTGCAAGAAGAGATACTTTTGAGAAGAAAACTGTTTCACAAGATGGTGTAGTTGATTATATTGAAAATTTACTTTCAGAGATACAAGAGAATTTATATGGTAAGGCTTTATCTTACAGAGATGAACATATAACTGAAGTGAGCACGTTTGAAGACTTCAAAAAAGTTATTGAAACTAAAGGTGGTTTTGTTTCTGCGCATTGGGATGGGACAGAAGCGACTGAAGATAAAATTAAGGAACTGACAAAAGCAACAATAAGGTGTATTCCTAATGATGCTATTGACGAGGAAGGAACTTGCATTCTTACAGGTGAGAAGTCTTTTAAAAGAGTGCTTTTTGCAAAAGCTTATTAA
- the rpsT gene encoding 30S ribosomal protein S20, which translates to MANHKSAIKRIRSNEAKRLRNKYQHKTTRNAVRNLRAISDKNEAVGMLPKVVAMLDKLAKNNIIHKNKAANLKSKLAKHVAAL; encoded by the coding sequence ATGGCAAATCACAAGTCAGCAATCAAAAGAATTAGAAGTAACGAAGCGAAGCGCTTAAGAAATAAATATCAGCATAAAACTACTCGTAATGCTGTAAGAAATTTACGAGCGATTTCAGATAAGAACGAAGCTGTTGGAATGTTACCAAAAGTTGTTGCTATGTTAGATAAATTAGCGAAGAATAACATAATTCACAAAAATAAGGCGGCAAACTTAAAGTCTAAGTTAGCTAAGCATGTTGCAGCTTTATAG
- the rodA gene encoding rod shape-determining protein RodA — MRQLKNNIFANIDWITIFIYIALVVFGWMNIYAASSTDTSRELFDFSTRYGKQMIFICLAFPLSIIVLFLNSKFYERFSSLLYLLSILLLAGVLLFGKKINGATSWYNFGGIGLQPSEFSKAFTALAIAKLMSDRKYNLKLVKNQIKAFIIIFLPALLIALQPDMGSVLIYFAFFFVLNREGLTLRYFILGIITIVLFLLTIYFGTKFILIGTIFFLTIILFYVGYKNKQFIRFNWPVILIGYVITTIFIAGVGYTYTNILEQHQKDRFDILLGKINDNRGIGYNTYQAELTIKSGNFWGKGFLQGDRTQGNFVPEQDTDYIFSTVGEEWGFFGSALVIILFMILLYRIIYLAEQQTNKFSRIYGYGVASIIFFHVIVNIGMVIGLLPTIGIPLPFFSYGGSSLWGFTLLVFIFIRLDAHKKYDY; from the coding sequence TTGAGACAATTAAAGAATAATATTTTTGCTAACATCGATTGGATTACCATATTCATTTACATTGCACTTGTTGTATTTGGTTGGATGAATATTTATGCGGCATCATCTACAGATACAAGTAGAGAGTTGTTTGATTTCTCTACTAGATATGGTAAACAAATGATTTTTATTTGCCTAGCATTCCCTTTAAGTATTATTGTACTCTTTCTTAACTCAAAATTTTATGAACGATTCTCAAGTTTGCTATACCTCTTATCTATTCTATTACTTGCTGGTGTCCTTCTATTTGGCAAGAAAATAAATGGAGCTACCTCTTGGTATAATTTTGGTGGAATTGGATTACAACCTTCGGAGTTTTCAAAGGCATTCACAGCACTCGCTATAGCCAAATTAATGAGTGACAGAAAATATAATTTAAAACTAGTTAAAAATCAAATAAAAGCGTTTATAATCATTTTCCTACCAGCGTTATTAATTGCTCTTCAACCTGACATGGGATCTGTTTTGATATATTTTGCCTTCTTTTTTGTATTAAATAGAGAAGGTTTAACATTAAGATATTTTATTTTAGGTATCATTACGATTGTTTTATTTCTACTTACAATATATTTCGGAACCAAATTTATACTTATAGGCACCATTTTCTTTTTGACTATCATACTTTTTTATGTAGGGTATAAAAACAAGCAATTTATTCGTTTCAATTGGCCAGTAATTCTTATTGGATATGTAATTACAACAATTTTTATTGCTGGTGTAGGATACACTTATACAAACATTTTAGAACAACATCAAAAAGATAGGTTCGATATTCTTTTAGGAAAAATCAACGATAATCGAGGAATTGGATACAATACATATCAAGCCGAATTAACCATTAAATCAGGTAATTTTTGGGGTAAAGGTTTTCTTCAAGGCGACAGAACACAAGGAAATTTTGTTCCTGAACAAGATACCGATTACATCTTTAGTACGGTTGGTGAAGAATGGGGATTCTTCGGAAGCGCACTAGTTATTATTTTGTTTATGATATTACTTTATCGAATTATATACTTAGCAGAACAGCAAACTAATAAGTTCTCAAGAATTTATGGCTATGGTGTTGCCTCTATAATATTCTTTCATGTGATTGTAAATATCGGGATGGTTATAGGTCTTTTACCCACAATCGGAATCCCATTACCCTTTTTTAGCTACGGAGGATCTTCGTTATGGGGTTTTACTTTATTAGTCTTCATTTTTATAAGGCTAGATGCCCACAAGAAATATGATTACTAA
- the mrdA gene encoding penicillin-binding protein 2, which yields MQRSSLLVILIFLIGIIYIGRLFQLQVIEGKSVNPINSATVKIEYDYPQRGYIYDRNGKLLVANQLSYDVMVIPKEVKNIDTLQFCSLLKITKQDFLRRFNKAEKYARWLPSVFLKQVAKEDFAYLQEKLHKFKGFYIQRRIIRNYPIKSGANILGFLGEVNEQQAKKSEYYENGELIGKSGIENYYENELRGVKGKKYFNRDNLNRITGSYKSGEYDTLAVAGKDLTLTLDSDLQRYGELLMNGKRGGIVALEPATGELLALVTAPSYDPNMMVGRKRRTFSQKLFSDTINNPTIDRGLQAVYSPGSPFKILNGLIGLQENVIDPRTAIYCNGGYRYGKRKHEFMRCHCGVYGRPIRLKEAIAKSCNSYFAETYRKIINKSENTKTGFDNWSNHVKSFGLGNFLGYDLPVGNKGLVPNSKYYDDRYSFGWRATTNISNAIGQGEILTTPIQLANATAAIANRGFYYTPHIVKRISNSPIDNSKFIIKKTTTINSNHFPTVIEAMHEVFKTGTGKYSQVKGIDICGKTGTVENFAIINGEKVQLTDHSILIAFAPKENPKIAMAVFVENGGFGSTIAAPITSLMIEKYLNGDVQRKNIEERMMNLSLKDTYNKQLEKRDSLETIKE from the coding sequence GTGCAAAGAAGCTCACTTTTAGTAATATTAATTTTTTTAATAGGGATAATTTACATCGGTAGATTGTTTCAATTACAGGTAATTGAAGGAAAATCGGTAAACCCAATTAATAGTGCAACTGTAAAAATCGAATACGATTATCCACAACGAGGTTATATCTACGACCGTAACGGAAAACTGTTAGTTGCAAATCAACTTTCCTATGATGTTATGGTAATTCCGAAAGAGGTTAAAAATATTGATACCCTTCAATTTTGCTCTCTTTTAAAAATTACAAAACAAGATTTCCTACGAAGATTTAATAAGGCTGAAAAATATGCTCGTTGGTTACCTTCAGTATTTTTAAAACAAGTTGCGAAAGAGGATTTTGCATACTTACAAGAAAAACTTCACAAGTTCAAAGGTTTTTATATTCAAAGGCGTATCATAAGAAACTACCCTATAAAATCTGGAGCCAATATTTTAGGTTTTTTAGGAGAAGTTAACGAACAACAGGCGAAGAAAAGTGAATATTACGAAAACGGAGAGTTAATTGGTAAATCTGGAATTGAAAATTATTATGAAAACGAACTAAGAGGAGTTAAAGGGAAAAAATATTTTAATCGTGATAACCTGAACAGGATAACAGGATCGTACAAAAGCGGCGAATATGATACTCTAGCAGTTGCTGGAAAAGATTTAACACTTACTTTAGATAGCGATTTACAACGATACGGAGAGCTTTTAATGAATGGTAAACGGGGAGGAATTGTAGCTCTAGAACCTGCAACAGGGGAATTATTAGCACTTGTAACAGCTCCTTCTTATGACCCAAATATGATGGTAGGAAGAAAACGACGTACATTCTCTCAAAAATTATTTTCAGACACAATAAATAATCCAACCATTGACAGGGGATTACAAGCAGTATATTCTCCCGGTTCTCCCTTTAAAATATTGAACGGTCTCATTGGTTTGCAAGAAAATGTTATTGACCCACGAACTGCAATTTATTGCAATGGAGGTTATCGCTACGGGAAAAGAAAACATGAATTTATGCGATGTCACTGTGGAGTTTATGGAAGACCTATTCGTTTAAAAGAAGCTATTGCTAAATCGTGTAATAGTTATTTTGCCGAAACTTATCGAAAAATCATTAACAAATCAGAAAACACCAAAACCGGATTTGACAACTGGAGCAATCATGTTAAAAGTTTTGGTTTAGGTAACTTTTTAGGGTACGATTTACCAGTTGGAAATAAGGGATTGGTTCCTAATTCAAAATATTATGATGACAGATATTCATTTGGATGGAGAGCTACAACTAATATTTCTAACGCCATCGGACAAGGAGAAATTCTGACTACGCCAATTCAACTTGCAAATGCAACAGCTGCGATTGCCAATAGAGGATTTTATTATACACCGCATATTGTAAAACGCATTAGCAATTCGCCAATTGACAATTCGAAATTCATCATAAAAAAAACTACTACTATTAATTCCAATCATTTCCCTACTGTAATTGAAGCAATGCATGAGGTCTTTAAAACAGGGACTGGAAAATATAGCCAGGTAAAAGGAATTGATATTTGCGGAAAAACAGGCACAGTAGAAAATTTCGCTATTATAAATGGGGAGAAAGTTCAACTAACCGACCATTCTATCTTAATTGCATTTGCACCTAAAGAAAATCCTAAAATCGCAATGGCTGTTTTCGTAGAAAATGGAGGTTTCGGTTCAACCATAGCAGCTCCTATAACAAGTTTGATGATAGAAAAATACCTTAACGGTGACGTACAAAGAAAAAATATTGAAGAGAGAATGATGAATTTAAGCTTAAAGGATACATATAATAAACAATTAGAAAAAAGGGACTCTCTTGAGACAATTAAAGAATAA
- the mreC gene encoding rod shape-determining protein MreC yields MQQLIYFIQKFKYVLFFLLLQLISLFLIINNHSFHRSKFISSANSISGGIYKNRKSVTDYLNLTEQNKALVKENTYLKNTIALLKSKLDTTTNHFVLDTIEYNQQYQYNDGIITKNEYHKAYNYLTINRGRKDNVSSEMAVINSKGIIGITDAVSNSYARVRSILNRNNEINVRLKNKDISGNFYYGSVSWDTKDTRIIQLSDIPREATISLNDTIVTSGRSAIFPEGIPVGSIINVDERENNNIIQIKLFNDMRSLRDVYVINNFHKNEVKDLENVVNE; encoded by the coding sequence ATGCAACAGCTCATTTATTTTATCCAGAAATTTAAATACGTTCTGTTCTTTTTGCTGTTGCAGCTTATTTCTTTATTTCTGATCATAAATAATCATAGTTTTCACAGGAGTAAGTTTATAAGCTCTGCGAATAGTATATCGGGCGGTATTTATAAAAATCGTAAATCAGTCACCGACTACTTAAATCTAACCGAGCAAAATAAAGCTCTCGTAAAAGAGAATACCTATTTGAAAAATACAATTGCTCTTTTAAAATCAAAACTCGATACTACTACCAACCATTTTGTTCTTGACACTATTGAATATAACCAACAATATCAATATAACGATGGAATCATTACAAAAAACGAATATCATAAAGCGTATAATTACCTAACCATTAATCGAGGTCGAAAAGATAATGTTTCCTCAGAAATGGCCGTTATTAACTCTAAAGGTATAATTGGAATTACTGATGCTGTGAGTAATTCTTACGCGAGAGTAAGATCTATCCTAAACAGAAACAATGAAATTAATGTTCGATTGAAAAACAAAGATATTTCTGGAAACTTTTATTACGGATCTGTAAGTTGGGATACAAAAGATACTCGTATAATTCAATTAAGTGATATTCCAAGAGAAGCAACAATTTCTCTAAATGATACAATCGTCACAAGTGGAAGATCTGCAATATTTCCTGAAGGTATTCCAGTTGGATCAATTATTAATGTTGATGAAAGGGAAAACAATAATATTATTCAAATTAAACTATTCAATGATATGAGAAGTTTAAGGGATGTATATGTTATAAACAATTTCCACAAAAACGAAGTTAAAGATTTAGAGAATGTGGTAAATGAGTAG
- a CDS encoding rod shape-determining protein, which translates to MGFFDFLTEEIAIDLGTANTLIIHDGKVVIDSPSIVARDRMSGKIIATGKEARKMQGKTHENIKTIRPLKDGVIADFQASEEMIKEFVKQIPSIRKKIFPPSLRMVICIPSGITEVEKRAVIDSARHMNAKDIYLIYEPMAAAIGVGVDIMEPKGNMIIDIGGGTTEIAVIALAGIVCDQSVKVAGDLFTSDIMYYMRTQHNLYVGETTAEKMKIQIGAATEDLEDAPEDMMVQGRDLLSGKPKQVQVSYREMAKALDKSILRIEDAVMETLSKTPPELAADIYNTGIYLAGGGSMLRGLDKRLSRKTDLPVYVAEDPLRAVVRGTGIALKNLDRFKSVLVS; encoded by the coding sequence ATGGGCTTTTTTGATTTCTTGACTGAGGAAATCGCAATCGATTTAGGTACTGCGAACACATTGATTATACATGACGGTAAAGTTGTAATCGATAGCCCTTCCATTGTTGCCAGAGATAGAATGTCTGGCAAAATTATAGCAACTGGAAAGGAAGCTCGCAAAATGCAAGGTAAAACTCATGAAAATATTAAAACCATTCGCCCCTTAAAAGATGGAGTAATTGCTGATTTCCAAGCATCAGAAGAAATGATAAAAGAGTTTGTAAAACAGATTCCTTCGATCAGAAAAAAAATCTTCCCTCCTTCATTAAGAATGGTAATATGTATTCCATCTGGAATTACAGAAGTAGAAAAACGTGCCGTAATTGATTCTGCTCGTCACATGAATGCAAAAGATATTTATCTCATCTACGAACCAATGGCAGCAGCCATTGGTGTAGGTGTTGATATTATGGAACCAAAAGGTAATATGATTATCGATATAGGTGGTGGTACAACAGAAATTGCTGTAATTGCTTTAGCTGGTATTGTTTGTGATCAATCTGTAAAAGTTGCAGGTGATTTATTTACCAGTGATATTATGTACTATATGAGAACTCAACATAATCTTTATGTTGGCGAAACTACAGCTGAGAAAATGAAAATCCAAATTGGTGCAGCTACCGAAGATCTCGAAGATGCTCCAGAAGACATGATGGTTCAAGGAAGAGATTTATTAAGTGGTAAACCGAAACAAGTTCAAGTTTCTTACAGAGAAATGGCCAAAGCACTTGATAAATCTATTTTAAGGATAGAAGATGCAGTGATGGAGACTTTATCAAAAACTCCTCCAGAATTAGCTGCAGATATTTATAACACTGGAATTTATTTAGCTGGTGGGGGATCAATGCTTAGAGGTTTAGATAAAAGACTTTCACGTAAAACTGATTTACCTGTTTACGTTGCAGAAGATCCTTTAAGAGCCGTTGTTAGAGGTACTGGAATTGCTCTGAAAAATCTAGATAGATTTAAAAGCGTATTAGTAAGCTAA